One window of Papaver somniferum cultivar HN1 chromosome 9, ASM357369v1, whole genome shotgun sequence genomic DNA carries:
- the LOC113307661 gene encoding probable WRKY transcription factor 70 yields MEDLVRGQEFAKQVHLQLQGSEIPVSNEILDSVAKILECFANAISKFSSSESSSEVCHSPALTAVDSPFSDGRKLEGTGEIRTIATPKKTGSNKRRKTSDAREELTTTPFDDGRAWRKYGQKEIFNTKFPKSYFRCTHKTDQGCKAAKQVQRIGEEEPAMFRVLYIGQHTCNNQLKGPQLFLDSNPRHTCLLNFESNYYAPKVEFPFPASISSAKHEFNGDTEFASHKNRDSVKSSEFAVWNDLSAFNPSPTTSMMPSTSGSELVDGIAGLYSSADSNPNFVMDMMFDDDDVLQFDPNEFFNYS; encoded by the exons ATGGAAGATCTAGTTAGAGGTCAAGAATTTGCAAAACAAGTTCATCTGCAACTCCAAGGAAGTGAAATTCCAGTTagcaatgaaatattagattcagTTGCAAAGATCCTCGAATGTTTTGCTAATGCAATCTCGAAATTCAGTTCCAGTGAATCGTCCAGTGAAGTTTGTCACAGTCCGGCACTTACTGCGGTTGATTCTCCGTTTTCCGATGGCCGGAAATTGGAAGGTACCGGCGAGATCAGAACTATTGCCACTCCGAAGAAAACTGGGTCGAACAAGAGAAG GAAAACTTCAGATGCACGAGAGGAACTAACTACAACACCTTTCGACGACGGTCGTGCCTGGAGAAAATACGGCCAGAAAGAAATCTTCAACACCAAATTCCCAAA GAGTTATTTTAGGTGCACTCACAAAACCGATCAAGGGTGTAAAGCCGCGAAACAAGTTCAAAGAATCGGAGAAGAAGAACCAGCCATGTTCCGAGTGCTATACATCGGTCAGCATACCTGCAACAATCAACTCAAGGGACCTCAGTTATTCCTAGATTCAAACCCCAGACACACTTGTCTACTCAATTTCGAATCAAACTACTATGCCCCAAAAGTAGAATTCCCTTTTCCAGCATCAATTTCTTCAGCAAAACATGAATTCAACGGCGACACTGAATTTGCTAGTCACAAGAACAGGGATTCCGTCAAATCATCTGAGTTTGCCGTTTGGAATGATCTATCGGCATTTAATCCATCTCCAACCACGTCAATGATGCCATCGACATCCGGGTCGGAACTGGTTGACGGAATTGCCGGGCTTTATTCTAGTGCTGACAGTAATCCAAATTTTGTCATGGATATGATGTTCGATGATGATGATGTCCTTCAATTcgatcccaatgaattctttaactATTCATAG